In Streptomyces sclerotialus, the DNA window CTCGACTACGACAAGTACCGCTCCGACGTCACCGAGGGGAAGCCGGGCGTCCCGCTGACGCTCCGCATCCGCGTCATCGACTCCGTGCACTGCCGCCCCCTCTCCCGGGTCGCCGTCGACATCTGGCACTGCGACGCGCTCGGCGTCTACTCCAGCTACGAGGAACAGTCCTCCGGCGGCGGTGGCACCCCGACGCCGCCCACCGGCACCCCGACCGCCGTGCCCACCGGCCCGCCGCCCGGCGGTGGCGGCGGGCACGCCGAGCCGGACAGCGACACGACCTACCTGCGCGGCTTCCAGATGACCGACCGGGCCGGCTGGGTCACCTTCCGTACGGTCTTCCCCGGCTGGTACCGGGGCCGGGCCGTGCACATCCACACCAAGGTGCACGTCGACGGCACGTTCACGCACGGCAAGTACGAGGGCGGCACCGACTGCCACACCGGCCAGCTGTACTTCCCCGAGCCGGCCATCCAGGCCGTCGCACGGCTGGACCCGTACGCCACCAACACCACCGAGCGCACCACCAACGCCGAGGACATGCTCTACACGGGCGACACCGCGGCCGACGGGATGCTCGCGCTGCGGTACGACGAGCGGCGGGTGGGCCGCGGCGTGCACGCGGCGATCACCCTCGGCGTCGACCCGGACGCCGTCAACGACGGCCGGGACGGCTTCCCGGCGCCGACAAGCACTCCGGCCGCCTAGCGGTCAGCTGCCACCTGGCCCGCCCCCTGGGTGCTCTCGTCCACCTCCACCGCGGTGGAGCGGCGGTTCCAGGCCCGGGGGGCGCGCCAGTGGTAGCGCAGCGCGAGCAGCCGGACCGCGAAGGCCACGACGGCGGCGAGCGCGCTGGTCGTGGGGTTCAGGGTCTGGAAGCGGATGCACAGGGCGACGATGGCCGCGCCGACGATGGCGGGCACGGCGTAGAGGTCGCGGTCCCAGCGGACGAGGGAGGGCACCTCGTTGGCGATGATGTCGCGCAGCACGCCGCCGCCGACGGCCGTGGCCATGCCCAGGGTGGCGGAAGCGGTGAGGCCCAGCCCGTACTCGTACGCCTTGGTGGTGCCCGCGACGCAGAAGAGGCCGAGGCCGGCCGCGTCGAAGACGTTCACCCCGGTCTGGATCCGCTGGACCTGGGGGTGCAGGAAGAAGACGAGGACCGCCGCGACCAGCGGGGTCACGAAGTAGCCGAGGTCGGTGAAGGCGGCCGGCGGCACGGCCCCGATGATCAGGTCGCGGAACAGCCCGCCGCCCAGCGCGGTCACCTCGGCGAGCACGGCGATGCCGAAGATGTCGAAGTTCTTGCGTACGGCGAGCAGCGCGCCGGAGATCGCGAAGACGAAGATGCCGATGAGGTCGAGCGTGTGCTGGACGGTGGGCGTGAAGAGTTGCTGGAGCACACGGCATTCTTACGTGCGGACGGCGACGTGGGCCGTGACGTTCCGCACTGCGGGCCGGCCGCGCCGCCGGGGCGCGGCCCGCGGCCGGCACGCGGTCAGCTGATCTGGCGGCGGACCAGCTCGTGGAAGAGGCCGCCGGTGTCGGCGAGCAGGTCGGCCGGGGTGCCCTGCTGGGCGACCTTGCCGTCCGCCATGACGATCACCCGGTCGGCATCCATGACCGTGGAGAGCCGGTGGGCGATGACGACACGGGTGGCGTTCAGTTTGCGGGTGCTCTCGGTGACCACCCGCTGCGTCTCGTTGTCCAGCGCGCTGGTGGCCTCGTCGAAGAAGAGGATGCGCGGCCGCCGGATCAGCGCCTGGGCGATCATCAGGCGCTGCCGCTGCCCGCCGGAGATCGAGCCGCCGCCGTCGGAGAGCATGGTGTGCATGCCCATCGGCATCCGTTTGATGTCCTCGGCCAGGCCCGCCATCTCCGCGGCCGCCCAGGCCTCCTCCTGCGTGAACATCTCGGCGCCGCAGATGCAGTCCAGGATCGAACCGTTGAAGGGCTGCGCGTTCTGGAGCACCACGCCGCACTGGCGGCGTACCGCGGCCTGGTCCAGCGCCGCCAGGTCCTGCCCGTCGTACAGGACGCTGCCGGCGGCCGGCCGGTCGAAGCCGATGAGGAGGCGGAGCAGGGTGGACTTGCCGCAGCCGCTCGCGCCGACCACGGCGACGAACTCGCCGGGCCGTACCTGGAAGGACACGTCGTCCAGGACCAGCGGCCCGTCGTCGGAGTACCGGAAGGACAGGCCGCGGGCCTCCAGCGCGCCGGTGAGGGTACCGGGCTGGGTGGAGCCGCCGCGTACCTCGGGCCGCTCGTCGAGCACCGGCTTGATCTGCTCGAACATCGGCAGCACGGCGGCGGCCTGGAGGAACGCGCCGGTCAGCTGGGTCACCGACGTCAGCATCATCGTCACGGCGGTGTTGAAGGTGAGGAACGCGGCGGCCGACAGCACGCCACGGGCCGGGCCCGCGAGCAGCATGAACATCACCAGGGTGCACAGCGGCAGGTAGACCGCGTTGAGCGTGGTGGTGAGGTTCTTGATCCGGCCGACCTTCTGCTGGAGCTCCCGGCTGCGCGCGAACTCTCCGGCCCACGCCCCGTAGGCGAAGCTCTCGGCTGCCGCGACGCGCAGCTTCGGCAGTCCCCGCAGGGTCTGGAAGGCCTGGTTGTTGAGCTTGTTGTTCAGCTCGATGAGGCGGCGCTGGTAGCGCAGCTGCCACAGTCCGAGGAGCAGGAAGACCGCGGCGATGCAGAGCAGCATGGCGATCGCGACGACGGCCAGCTTCACGCTGTAGACCAGCAGCAGGACGAGGTTCATGGTGCCGACCGTGCCGGCCTGTACGGCGATCGAGCCGATGCCGGACAGGATGCGGCGGATGCCGCTGATGCCCATGGCGGCGCTGGCCAGCTCGCCGGTGGAGCGCGCGCTGAAGAACCGGGTGGGCAGCCGCAGCAGCCGGTCCCAGACGGCCGGCTGGAGGGTGGACTCGATGCGTCCTTCGATGCGCAGGATGGAGGTGTTCTCCAGCAGCATGAAGACGGCGGAGACCAGGCTGGTGACGATCAGCGCGATCGTCGTCTGGACGATGAGGCCGCGCTCGGCGTTGGGCACGTACTCGCCCAGCACCTTGCCGGTGGCGATCGGCACCAGCGCCCCCAGCACCACGGCCACCAGCCCGCCGAGGACGAGGTTGCGCAGGTCCAGGCGGGTGCCGCGCATGGCGAAGCGGGCCAGCCGCAGCGGGCCCATCGGGCGGTCGGGCAGCGGCGGGTAGAGCATGACGCCGCGGGGCTCGATCGCCGCTGCGGTCCCGGCATCGAGGCGGGTGCGCCCGCCGTCCGCCTCGACCGCTTCGTAGCGGCCGCGGCGCCACAGGAGCGCGACGGGTTCGCCGGTCCCGGACCGGTGGCCGACGAGCGGGCCGCTGTTCTCGCGCCACCACCGGCCGTCGAGCTTGACGACGCGGGTACGGATGCGGGAGCTGACGGCGATCCGCTCGACGGGGCTCAGCCGGTCGTTCGCCGTACCGCCCTCCTTGGGCGAGGTGAGCGTGATGCCGGCGGCGTCGGCGACCCGGCGGCAGACGGCGAGGGTGGCGTCGTCGGTCGCGCCGGTGCGCGCGCTGCCGCGGCCCCGCGTGCCGATGGAGGAGATCAGGGTCCGGTCGGCCTGGGAGCGGGCGGCCTCGCCCGCCTCGATGCCGGCCGCCGTGCGGTCCTCGTGGGCGCGCTCCAGCCGCTCGATCCAGCGGTCCAGGGCCGACAGCAGCCGGTACTGCTGGTCGACCATCCGCTGCCACATCGTGCCGTCGATGAGCAGGTCGGCGGCGGCCTCGGCGCTGTAGTGGGCGCCGTACTGGAGGCTGCCCGGCTCGACCGGCATCCACAGGATGTTCTCGTCGGCCGTGCCCTGCGGGTCGGGGGCCGCAGCCGCCTCGGGGGTCTCGTACTCGCCGTCGAGGGGCGCTTCGAACAGCACCCGCTGGCTGCGGCCGACCCCGCGCGCGAAGGCGTCCTCCAGCGGGCTGAGCGTGCCGTCGTACGCGGGGTCACCGGGGTACGGGGCCTGCCCGACGTACCGGCCGTACGCGTCGTACTCCGCGTAGCCGCCGTACTCGGGCCGGAAGAGTTCGCGCAGCTGGATACGGCGGACCGCGCAGCCCTGGAGCGGCCGGGCGACGAGGGTGTGCTGCGGGCCCTCGACGGGGCCGAGCAGGAGGGTGCCGGGGGCCAGCCGGCCGAGGAAGTACCAGTGGCCCTGCTGGGCGGCGTCGACCGCGAAGAGGTCCATGGCGCCGGCGGTGACCAGCCAGAGGACGTGCGGGCCTTCGAGCGGGAGGTTGCGCAGGCCCGTGAGGTCGGCCTCGGTGCCGAGTCCGCCGAGGGCGTGCAGCACGCTGTCGTCGGCGGCCGTGCCGGTGGCCGCGGGATGAGGGGTCGTCACCTCAGGACTCCTTGACCAGTTCCGCGTAGGCGCCCTGGGCGGCGACCAGGTCCTCGTGCCGCCCGCGCTCGACGACCGTGCCGTGGTCCAGGACCACGATCTCGTCGCTGTCGCGCACGGTGCTCAGCCGGTGCGCGATGACGACGCAGGCGCAGCCCAGGCGCCGCAGGTTGTCCATGATGAGCTGTTCGGTCTCCGCGTCCAGGGCGCTGGTGACCTCGTCCAGGACGAGGATGGAGGGGCGCCGGACCAGGGCCCGGGCGATCTCCAGGCGCTGCCGCTGACCGCCGGAGAAGTTGCGTCCGTCCTGCTCGACGCGGCTGTGGATGCCGCCGGGGCGGCGGGCGACCACGTCGTAGGCCGCGGCGTTCTTCAGCGCCTCGATCACGGCCTCGTCGGGGATCGAGGGGTCCCACAGCGCGACGTTGTCCCGGACGGTGCCCTCGAAGAGGAAGACGTCCTGGTCGACGAAGGACACCGAGGAGGCCAGCGCACCGCGGGAGATGTCCTCCAGCCGCTGCCCGTCGATGTGGATGGTGCCCTCCCACGGCCGGTACAGGCCGGAGATGAGGCGGGAGACGGTGGACTTGCCGCTGCCGGAGCCGCCGACGAGGGCGACCTGCTGCCCGGGGCCGACGGTCAGCGAGAAGTCGGTGAGCAGCGGCTTGTCCAGCGGGCTGTAGCCGAAGGTGATGTTCGTCAGCTCCACGTGGCCCTTGAGGCGGCGGGTGCTGGCGACCGGCTCGGGACGGGTGTAGAGGGAGTCGACGGGGAAGGACTCGACGTCCTTCAGTCGGGCCACGTCGGCGGCGAAGTCCTGGATGCGGCCCGCCATGCCGTTGAGCCGGGTGATGGGCGCGGTGAAGTTGGTGACCAGCGCCTGGAAGGCGACGAGGAGACCCACCGACATATGGCCTTCGACGGCGCGCAGCCCGCCGATGAGCAGGATGCAGGCGCTGTTGAGGGCGGCGAGGGTGGGCGCGACGACGGCGAGCCAGGCGGTGGGCACACCGAGCCGCTGCTGCCCGTCCAGGGTGACGGCGTGCTGCCCGGCCCAGCGGCGGAAGTAGCCGTTCTCGCCGCCGGTGGCCTTCATCGTCTCGATGAGCTGGAGGCCGCTGTAGGAGGTGTTGGTCAGCCGGGCGGTGTCGGCGCGCAGCTTCTGGGTGCCGGTGGCGCGCAGCCGTACGACGATGCGCATCGCTGCGACGTTGAGCAGCGCGACGGCCACGCCGATGAGGGTGAGCTGCGGGTCGTACGACCACAGCAGGAAGGCGTAGAGGATGACGACGACGGCGTCCACGCCGGCCGCCGCCAGGTCGCGGGCGAGGGTCTCGGCGACGGTGTCGTTGGACTGCAGGCGCTGGACGAGGTCGGCGGGGTTGCGTTGCGCGAAGAAGGTGACCGGCAGCCGGAGCAGATGGCGCAGGAAGCGGGCGCTGCTCAGGGTGGAGGAGATGATGCGGCCGCGCAGCAGGTTCGCCTGTTGCAGCGCGGTGAGCGCGGCAGTCAGGACGAGGGTGGTGCCCATCGACGCGAAGAGCACCCCGAGCAGCGACGTCTGGTCGCCGATCAGGAACATGTCGATGTACGTACGGCTCAGCGCGGGCACCGTCGCACCGACCACGACCAGCAGGAAGCTGGCGAGGACGGCGGCGAGCATGGTGCCGGAGGTACCGCGCAGCCGGGGCGGCAGCGCGCCGAGGACGCCCGGCTTGCGGCCACCCTTGCGGAAGTCCTCGCCGGGCTCGAAGGTCAGCACGACGCCGGTGAAGCTGGTGTCGAAGTCCTCGGCGGGCACGAAGCGGCGGCCCCGGTCGGGGTCGTTGATGAACGCGCCCCTGCGGCCGAGGCGGCGCCCCATGCCCTCGAAGACGACGTAGTGGTTGAACTCCCAGAAGAGGATGGCCGGGGCCCGCACCTCGGCGAGCGCGGCCGGCTCCATCTGCATGCCCTTGGCCTTCAGGCCGTAGGAGCGGGCGGCCTTGAGGAGGTTGGAGGCGCGGGAACCGTCGCGGGAGACACCGCAGGCGATGCGCAGCTCCTCCAGCGGGACGTGCCGGCCGTAGTGGGCGAGGACCATGGAGAGCGAGGCGGCGCCGCACTCCACGGCCTCCATCTGAAGGACGGTGGGGGTACGGACGGTACGGCCCGTGCCCTTGGCGGGCGTGGGGTCGGTACGGCGCCGGGCCGGCTTGGCGTTCGGGCGGTGCCGGCCGCGGCCGCCGGGCGGCAGCGGGGGCGTCGCCGGTGCTTCGGGCTGCGCGGTCACGGGAGGAGCCAATCGATCGGACGCTGCGCGGTCAGGTGGACCGCACCGGTGACGGGCGTCATGGAGCCGATCGCGTTCGGCGGGCCGTCGGCGGTGGACCACCGGTAGCCGGACTTGGTGTCCGCGCGGTCCAGCTCGACCAGGACGGCGACGGGCTGGCCCTTCGCGGTGAACTGCTCGCCGAGTTCGCGGTCGCCGAGGAAGCCGGCGATCTGGCGGCTGCTCTGCGGCGCCCGGCCGACCGCCTTGACCTTGCCGCGCAGCACTCCGTACTGCTGCGTGGGCACGGACTGGACCGTGAGGTCGACGGTGGCGCCGACGGGGACGGTGGCGGCGCTGCGGCTGGGTACGTAGACCATCGCCACCAGCGGTTCACGGGCGCTGGTGACGCGCTCGACGCTCGCGACGTCGGCGCCGACGGTGACCACCGAACCGATCTTGCCGACCAGACTGGTGACGCGGCCCGCGGCGACGGCACGGACCGCGCGGTCGCCCTGTGCGGTGCGGACCTTCAGGACCGGCGCTCCGGCGCGCAGCGTCTGGCCTTCCTTGGCGAAGACCTGGGTGACCTGGCCGGCGACCGGGCTCTGCAGGACGTAGCTGCCCTGGGGGTGGGTGAGGATGCCGGGTGAGGTCAGTTTGGAGGACACGGACCCGGTGACCGCCCAGAAGGCGGCGACGGCCATCACGACGACGGTGACGGCGAGGACGAGGCCGCCCTGCGGCCGGGCGTAGCGCACGGGCAGGTCGAGCTCTTCAGGCGACTGGAGCTTGGCCAGCGCCTTTTGCCGGAACTGCACGGAACTTTTCCCTCGACTGCTTTTGTCTCATTCGATGCCGAAGCGTGCGCCCAGGGGCAGCGCGCTCAGAAAGGCGACCCAATGGGACACGCGCGACATGGCGCACCAATGAGCATGAAAATGCCCGCCGTTCGGGCATGCCAAGGCATGACCGTAACACAGGCGGAAAAGCCCGCACGTGACGGGAGAATACCGGCCGATGGCATCCGTGCGCCCCGGAGCAATTACTCCGGGGCGCACGGGGACCTACGGATACGGACATGTACCCATAGGTCGAGTCAAGCCTGCGGCGATGACACCGACAGCGACTGCGGGACTCAGAGGCCCGCGACGACGCCGTTCACGTTGACGCCGGTGGCCTGCTGCACGGTGCCGGTCACGGTGCCGAGCACGTTGCCGACGGTGCCGCCGGTCACGCCGTCGACGGTGCCGACGACGGAGTCGGCGACGGGGCCGACGACGCCGAGGCCACCGGCGATGTTGTCCAGCTCGGCGTCGGCGATCTCAGCGGTCTCGACCTGGGGGGTGAAGTCCATGAGGGGAATCCCTTCAATTGCTGTGGGTCATACTCGAATAACACGGAGGTCGTCGGCAGAACATAACCGGGCAGCCATACCGGGCATTAACCGAACGGAAACCGGGGGGCATTCGCCGGACCCTCGCGTCGAAATGATCCAAGCATGCCAACTGGCAACGCGGCCAACTCGCTTGCAGCGGTCACTCGGCATATTTCACCGTCACCGGACGATCGCGTGCAGTTTTGTGCACGCATTGGTGACGACTCCTTCACAACGTCCATTGCGTGCGACGGAGCGGCCGCGCACGCACGCCGGACCCATTCGGACATACCCGCGCCAAGCCCCGGACGTCCGGGCACGGCTGCGCACGGACGGACACACGCTGTGCCGCCGATGCGCGGGCGATGTGCAGATTCTTTGAAAACGGTCTGCGCGGCTCAACCCCGGGCGGGTGACGGCGCCCGCGGGGATGCGTACATACGTTCACACCCCGGGCGTCAGGACACCGAGACCCCGCCGGGCAGCGCGGCGCGCCAGCCCCGCAGCGTCTCCAGCACCCGTTCCAGCTCGCCGACGATCCGGTCCAGCTCGCCGGCGGTGCGCGCGTCGCAGGAGTACGGCATGCGCCCCTCCGCCTCGATCACGCCCACCTCGACCACCGGGGAGGTCCGGCCCGACGTGCCTTCTTCGCACATGATGTGAAAGAGGAGCTGCGGGAAGCTCCGCTCCGGCTGTGCCGAAATGTTCCAGCTGACCGGTTCCGCCAGATGCATGATGCCCTCCCGGCCGCCGGCCTCGGCCGCGGTGTGCACACGGCGGCACCACACCGGGCACACCACGGGCCGTACGGCCAATGTCACGGGATCCAACATGTCGTCCGTCATGTGCACATTATCCGGCGGAACCGCCGATCCCGCTCTTGTGCGGCACCCGCTCGGGTGCCAGGCACTTCACCGGCGTCATTCTCAGGTATCGAGCACCGCACATGCGGTACGAGGCGCCCCGCCGGGCCACGTGCGTGACCGTTCCCGATGCCTTGTCCGCGATCCCCCGGTCCACGCTCAGCAGAGCGATGTCACCGGCGTCGTGAACGCGCCGCGGACGTACGGAGATCGTCCTCGCCGCCCGTCTCGCCCTCTCCGACAAGGTGCTCAGTGACCGGCCGCGCCGGCTCGTCGTGTCAGGCGTGGTCGAGCAGGAGCGCACCGCGGGCGGCCGTCCACCGTCGGACAACCGGCTCACCGCGCACGGCCGGCGGCCGGGCCCCGTACCGCAGGCGCTGTGGACCGGGGCGCCGCCGCACCGGTCCGGCCCGCCGGACCGTCCTGGCCGGCCGGGGGCAGGGCACCGGCCGGCCAGGACGGGGCGCCGGTCGGCCGGGGACGAGGCGCCGGCCGGGGACGAGGCGCCGGTCTTCCGGCTGGTCAGCCGGAGGCCCGTACGACCAGGCGCGGGGCGAGGCGGACGGCGCGGCTCGGGGGCGCTTCCCCCGGTGGTGTGCCGTCGTCCGAGCGGTCGGCGAGCAACCGGGCGGCCTCCGCCGCCAGTTCGGTGACGGGCTGGCGGACCGTGGTGAGCGCCGGGTCGGCCAGGCCCGCGAGGGGCACGTCGTCGAAGCCGGTGACCGCGACCTCGCCGGGCACGTCGGCGCCCAGTTGGCGCAGCCGCTGGAGCGCGCCGACCGCGATGAGGTCGTTGGCGCAGACGACGGCGTCCGGGCGGGACGGCCAGATCCGGTCGATCGCCTCGCGCCCGAACGCCACGGAGAAATCGCCGAGTTCGACCCGCCCGGGGGCCGACGGGCCGAAGGCGGCGGCGCCCGCCTCGTACGCCGCGCGCCGCTCGGCCGCGGTCGACGTCGTACCGGCCGCGCCCACGAACCACGGGCGGCGGCGGCCCGCGGCCGCCAGGTGGTCCAGTACCAGCGCCATGCCGGCCGCGTTGTCCACCGCGACCGAATCGGCGACACCCGGTCCGCAGCCACGGTCCAGCAGCACCACCGGCACCCGCCGTGCGGCGTCCGCCACCGCCTCCCGGCTGCGCCGCTCGTCGACCGGTATCAGCAGCAGCGCGTCCACCTGCCGGTCCAGGAACTCCGCGATCCGGGCCGCCTCGGTCGCCGGGTCGTCGTCGCAGTCGGCGAGCAGGACGGCCCGGCCCGCCGCGTGCAGCGCGTGCTCCAGCTCGCGCACGAGCGCGGGGAAGAAGGGATTGGTGATCTGCGGCAGGACCAGGCCGACCGTGCCCGTCGCGCGGCGGCGCAGCGCGCGGGCGACGTGGTTGGGGCGGTAGCCGAGGCGCTCGGCGGCTTCCCGTACGGTGCGGGCGGTCTCGGTGCCGACGGGGCGGGTCCCGGCGAGCACGCGGGAGACGGTGGCGACGGAGCAGCCCGAGGCGCGGGCGACGTCCTTGAGGGTGACTTCGGCCACGGTCGTGCCCTTCGCTCGGCTCGGCTGCGCCGCCCGCACCGGCGTACCCTGCGGAAACGGCGGGCAAACGTTATCACCGGGTGGTCGCCCGACTCTGTGGGATGAATCATTGACAAGCGCCCCGGTATGCGGGTGAACTCTTCGCGGCACGTTGGAGAACGATTTCCCATCTCCTCTCCCGAAGGCCACCGCACCACCGTTCAACAGGGCAAAGGGGCTCATCCGTTGGCCAGAAAGATCATCCTCGACTGCGACCCGGGGCACGACGACGCGATCGCCATGCTGCTGGCCCACGGCAACCCCGACATCGAGCTGGTCGCCGTGACCACCGTCGTCGGCAACCAGACGCTGGAGAAGGTCACCCGTAACGCGCTGTCCGTGGCGCGGATCGCGGGCATCACCGACGTGCCCTTCGCCGCCGGCTGCCCGCGCCCTCTCGTACGGAACATCGAGACCGCCGGTGACATCCACGGCGAGACCGGCCTGGACGGGCCGGTGCTCCCCGACCCCACGTGCGTCCTGGATGAGCGGCACGCCGTGGACCTCATCATCGACACCGTCATGTCCCACGAGCCGGGCGAGATCACCATCGTCCCGACCGCGGGCCTGACCAACATCGCGCTGGCCGCCCGCAAGGAGCCGCGCATCGTCGAGCGGGTCCGCGAGGTCGTCCTGATGGGCGGCGGCTACCACGAGGGCAACTGGAGCGCGGTCGCCGAGTTCAACATCGTCATCGACCCCGAGGCCGCGCACATCGTCTTCAACGCGGGCTGGCCGGTCACCATGGTCGGCCTGGACCTCACCCACCAGGCGCTCGCGACGCCCGAGGTGGCCGAGCGGATCGCCGCGCTGGGCACCGGGCCCGGCAAGTTCGTCGGGGAGCTGCTGGAGTTCTTCGGCACCGCCTACCGCGATCACCAGGGCTTCGAGTCGCCGCCGGTGCACGACCCGTGCGCCGTCGCGTACGTGATCGACCCGGACGTGATGACCGTGCGCCGGGCCCCGGTCGACATCGAGCTGACCGGCACCCTGACCAAGGGCATGACCGTGACGGACTTCCGCGCCCCCGCGCCCGCCGACTGCAGGACCCAGGTCGCGGTGAAGCTGGACCACGGCCGCTTCTGGGACCTCGTCGTGGACGCCCTGGAGCGGATCGGCGACCCGGAGCTGATCGGCGAGAACCCGCAGAAGCCTGGGGACGTCCTCGCATGAACGCATCCACCACGTCGGGGCCGCCCCCCGGCGGCCTGACCGAGAGACCCGCCGTACGGGTCGGCGTCCTGCTCACCGCGCTGCTGGCGGCGTGCTTCGCCTTCCAGCTCAACGCGTCCATGCTGAGCCCCGCGCTGAAGAGCATCGAGGACAGCCTCGGTGCCACCTCGGCGGAGGTCGGCCTCACCCAGACCGCGTTCTTCACCTCGGCCGCGCTCTTCTCGCTGTTCCTGCCGCGGCTCGGTGACGTCATCGGCCGCCGCAAGGTGCTGGCCGGGATGATGGCGCTGATGGTGATCGGCTGTGTCATCGCGGCGCTGGCGACGAGCGTGCCGATGCTCTTCGTGGGCCGGGTCATCCAGGGCGTGAGCGGTCCGACCGTACCGCTGTGCCTGATCATGCTGCGGGTGGAGGTGCCCGAGCCGAAGAAGTACGGCACCCTGCTCGGCGTGATCACCGCGGTCAACGGCGGCATCGCGGGCGTGGACTCGCTC includes these proteins:
- a CDS encoding intradiol ring-cleavage dioxygenase, with the translated sequence MTEESTPRLSRRRLLAAGGAGIAVAGLGGAALSGSASAEEPATTDCLRLTKESIEGPYYLDYDKYRSDVTEGKPGVPLTLRIRVIDSVHCRPLSRVAVDIWHCDALGVYSSYEEQSSGGGGTPTPPTGTPTAVPTGPPPGGGGGHAEPDSDTTYLRGFQMTDRAGWVTFRTVFPGWYRGRAVHIHTKVHVDGTFTHGKYEGGTDCHTGQLYFPEPAIQAVARLDPYATNTTERTTNAEDMLYTGDTAADGMLALRYDERRVGRGVHAAITLGVDPDAVNDGRDGFPAPTSTPAA
- a CDS encoding trimeric intracellular cation channel family protein, which produces MLQQLFTPTVQHTLDLIGIFVFAISGALLAVRKNFDIFGIAVLAEVTALGGGLFRDLIIGAVPPAAFTDLGYFVTPLVAAVLVFFLHPQVQRIQTGVNVFDAAGLGLFCVAGTTKAYEYGLGLTASATLGMATAVGGGVLRDIIANEVPSLVRWDRDLYAVPAIVGAAIVALCIRFQTLNPTTSALAAVVAFAVRLLALRYHWRAPRAWNRRSTAVEVDESTQGAGQVAADR
- a CDS encoding NHLP bacteriocin export ABC transporter permease/ATPase subunit, which produces MTTPHPAATGTAADDSVLHALGGLGTEADLTGLRNLPLEGPHVLWLVTAGAMDLFAVDAAQQGHWYFLGRLAPGTLLLGPVEGPQHTLVARPLQGCAVRRIQLRELFRPEYGGYAEYDAYGRYVGQAPYPGDPAYDGTLSPLEDAFARGVGRSQRVLFEAPLDGEYETPEAAAAPDPQGTADENILWMPVEPGSLQYGAHYSAEAAADLLIDGTMWQRMVDQQYRLLSALDRWIERLERAHEDRTAAGIEAGEAARSQADRTLISSIGTRGRGSARTGATDDATLAVCRRVADAAGITLTSPKEGGTANDRLSPVERIAVSSRIRTRVVKLDGRWWRENSGPLVGHRSGTGEPVALLWRRGRYEAVEADGGRTRLDAGTAAAIEPRGVMLYPPLPDRPMGPLRLARFAMRGTRLDLRNLVLGGLVAVVLGALVPIATGKVLGEYVPNAERGLIVQTTIALIVTSLVSAVFMLLENTSILRIEGRIESTLQPAVWDRLLRLPTRFFSARSTGELASAAMGISGIRRILSGIGSIAVQAGTVGTMNLVLLLVYSVKLAVVAIAMLLCIAAVFLLLGLWQLRYQRRLIELNNKLNNQAFQTLRGLPKLRVAAAESFAYGAWAGEFARSRELQQKVGRIKNLTTTLNAVYLPLCTLVMFMLLAGPARGVLSAAAFLTFNTAVTMMLTSVTQLTGAFLQAAAVLPMFEQIKPVLDERPEVRGGSTQPGTLTGALEARGLSFRYSDDGPLVLDDVSFQVRPGEFVAVVGASGCGKSTLLRLLIGFDRPAAGSVLYDGQDLAALDQAAVRRQCGVVLQNAQPFNGSILDCICGAEMFTQEEAWAAAEMAGLAEDIKRMPMGMHTMLSDGGGSISGGQRQRLMIAQALIRRPRILFFDEATSALDNETQRVVTESTRKLNATRVVIAHRLSTVMDADRVIVMADGKVAQQGTPADLLADTGGLFHELVRRQIS
- a CDS encoding NHLP family bacteriocin export ABC transporter peptidase/permease/ATPase subunit, with protein sequence MTAQPEAPATPPLPPGGRGRHRPNAKPARRRTDPTPAKGTGRTVRTPTVLQMEAVECGAASLSMVLAHYGRHVPLEELRIACGVSRDGSRASNLLKAARSYGLKAKGMQMEPAALAEVRAPAILFWEFNHYVVFEGMGRRLGRRGAFINDPDRGRRFVPAEDFDTSFTGVVLTFEPGEDFRKGGRKPGVLGALPPRLRGTSGTMLAAVLASFLLVVVGATVPALSRTYIDMFLIGDQTSLLGVLFASMGTTLVLTAALTALQQANLLRGRIISSTLSSARFLRHLLRLPVTFFAQRNPADLVQRLQSNDTVAETLARDLAAAGVDAVVVILYAFLLWSYDPQLTLIGVAVALLNVAAMRIVVRLRATGTQKLRADTARLTNTSYSGLQLIETMKATGGENGYFRRWAGQHAVTLDGQQRLGVPTAWLAVVAPTLAALNSACILLIGGLRAVEGHMSVGLLVAFQALVTNFTAPITRLNGMAGRIQDFAADVARLKDVESFPVDSLYTRPEPVASTRRLKGHVELTNITFGYSPLDKPLLTDFSLTVGPGQQVALVGGSGSGKSTVSRLISGLYRPWEGTIHIDGQRLEDISRGALASSVSFVDQDVFLFEGTVRDNVALWDPSIPDEAVIEALKNAAAYDVVARRPGGIHSRVEQDGRNFSGGQRQRLEIARALVRRPSILVLDEVTSALDAETEQLIMDNLRRLGCACVVIAHRLSTVRDSDEIVVLDHGTVVERGRHEDLVAAQGAYAELVKES
- a CDS encoding HlyD family efflux transporter periplasmic adaptor subunit yields the protein MQFRQKALAKLQSPEELDLPVRYARPQGGLVLAVTVVVMAVAAFWAVTGSVSSKLTSPGILTHPQGSYVLQSPVAGQVTQVFAKEGQTLRAGAPVLKVRTAQGDRAVRAVAAGRVTSLVGKIGSVVTVGADVASVERVTSAREPLVAMVYVPSRSAATVPVGATVDLTVQSVPTQQYGVLRGKVKAVGRAPQSSRQIAGFLGDRELGEQFTAKGQPVAVLVELDRADTKSGYRWSTADGPPNAIGSMTPVTGAVHLTAQRPIDWLLP
- a CDS encoding DUF6907 domain-containing protein; this translates as MTDDMLDPVTLAVRPVVCPVWCRRVHTAAEAGGREGIMHLAEPVSWNISAQPERSFPQLLFHIMCEEGTSGRTSPVVEVGVIEAEGRMPYSCDARTAGELDRIVGELERVLETLRGWRAALPGGVSVS
- a CDS encoding LacI family DNA-binding transcriptional regulator; the encoded protein is MAEVTLKDVARASGCSVATVSRVLAGTRPVGTETARTVREAAERLGYRPNHVARALRRRATGTVGLVLPQITNPFFPALVRELEHALHAAGRAVLLADCDDDPATEAARIAEFLDRQVDALLLIPVDERRSREAVADAARRVPVVLLDRGCGPGVADSVAVDNAAGMALVLDHLAAAGRRRPWFVGAAGTTSTAAERRAAYEAGAAAFGPSAPGRVELGDFSVAFGREAIDRIWPSRPDAVVCANDLIAVGALQRLRQLGADVPGEVAVTGFDDVPLAGLADPALTTVRQPVTELAAEAARLLADRSDDGTPPGEAPPSRAVRLAPRLVVRASG
- a CDS encoding nucleoside hydrolase: MARKIILDCDPGHDDAIAMLLAHGNPDIELVAVTTVVGNQTLEKVTRNALSVARIAGITDVPFAAGCPRPLVRNIETAGDIHGETGLDGPVLPDPTCVLDERHAVDLIIDTVMSHEPGEITIVPTAGLTNIALAARKEPRIVERVREVVLMGGGYHEGNWSAVAEFNIVIDPEAAHIVFNAGWPVTMVGLDLTHQALATPEVAERIAALGTGPGKFVGELLEFFGTAYRDHQGFESPPVHDPCAVAYVIDPDVMTVRRAPVDIELTGTLTKGMTVTDFRAPAPADCRTQVAVKLDHGRFWDLVVDALERIGDPELIGENPQKPGDVLA